GCAGCAAGAGGCCAGTCCCGAAGAGTTCTCGCCCGCCGTGCAGCTCTACCGCATCGTGCATCAGGAGCCGAACCTCGACGGCGTTCCGACGGCCCTGATCCCGTTCTTGCGGTCCTGTCTGGCCAAGGACCCCGAGCAACGGCCCACGCCCGGCACTGTCAGCGTTCCGTTGGAACGCCTGGGCGGTCGGTGCGGTACTTGGCCGCAGTTGCTGCCCGAGGCGCTGGAAAAAGATCTCGCCGTGCGGGAGAAGGAGGCGCACGCGTTGATCTCCACGACAGTGCGATCGCCATCCGTGCCGGCTGTGCCACGTGAGCCCGAACACGGCCCGGCTGCGGCCGACGCGGGGACCGCCGTCCTTCCGCCTTCCGACGCTGTGCGACGGTGGGTGTCAAGCCGTACCGGCCGGGTGGTCGTCGGGACCACGGCGGCCTTGATGGCCACGGCAGGCACGTTCGTGGTGCAGCGTTTCTCCGGCGATGACGCGTCCGCGGAACGCCTTCGCCGTCACCCGCGGCCACATCGCTTCCCGCGGCCTGGGCAGGTGTATGGGTCGGCACCGGGCCGGGCAATCCCACCCCTGACGATGATAATCAGCGCCGAACCAACCGGTTCACCTTCGCTCTGACTCTCCACCCGGCACAACGGGGTGAATTGGCGGGCAAGCAGGTCAGCAACGTGATCGAAGTGAACACCAGCCTTGAGCTGGGATGCACCGAGACCCTTGCGGGAGGTACGCAAGGCCTCAATGGTCCTGAAGGCTGTCACCAGCCAACCCACCGACCCGTCGGGCGAAGTGGCCTGCCCCAACGGCAATGTCTACGTCGTCACGATGACCGGCCGAGACACCCTGAGCCTGAGCGACGAGGGTGACCAGTCCGCCGGGGCGCCGTCCGCCCTCACCCGGCGGTGACGGCTGCGCCCGCCAACCATGCGATACCAAACCCTTCCCATCCATTGCCGGCTTCGCTGAGGCCGTAGCGCCCCGTCGCCTCCGCCCTCCGGACGGACTCCCAGCCGCGACCTGCGAAAAGCAGTCCTGGTCGCCTCCTGATGGACGACCGGGACCGGCCGGTACGCAGCCCGGAGCGCGACGTCCAGGGCAGTACGTGGGCGGCGCGGGAGCGCGAGGCGCAGCGGGAGGCAGGGGTGCCGAGCCCGCCACCGGCATTGAGGTGATCAACCAGCACGGCCGGACAGTGCTTGCCATGAGCGCCATGAACCCCTTCCTGCGCCGCCAGGTCATCATCGGGCCAGGATGACGGTTCGCCGCCACCCCCTCCGAGTACGCCGGTGTAGCGCACCGGCCACTGTCCGGGCGCCTTCACCGGTGCGCGGAGGTCCCGCCGGGTGGGCCGATCCCGGTGGAGCTCCACCCGGTGATCTCCCAACCGTTAAAGTGGTGCCGCCCCTGTCCACCGCGTCGGAGCCGATCTTGCCCAACCTGTCCCACCTTGAGGAGCTCTTCTCCGACGAGGGTGACGGCGCCGCCGGCCCCGTGCGGTCGCCCGGCTGGCAGAGCACTGTCTCGCCACAGGGCCTCGCGGTGACCTTGATCGCCGACTACACGTTCCCCGTCCGGTCCTGGTTGCCGTCTGCGGCGATCGTGGCGCTGCTCGGCGAGTTCCACGTGACCTCCGGCGCCGCCCGTACGACGATCAGCAGGCTGATGCGCCGTGGGGTGCTGGAGGGCAGCCGGCAAGGGCGGCACAGCTCCTACCGGCTGACGTCTCAGGCCGCCGGCGACCTGTGGAGCGGCGCCAGTTCGATCGCCACGTTCACCACCCAACCCGACTCATGGGACGGACGGTGGACACTGATCGCCTTCTCCGTCCCGGAACAGGAGAGCACGCGGCGGCGGGCGCTGCGCACCGCGCTGCGTTGGCGCGGATTCGCGCCGCTGTACGACGCGCTCTGGGTGTCGCCGCACCCTCTGACCCCCAAGGGGCGGGTCGAGGTGGCCGACCTGGCGCGGGGAGCGGTGACCGTGTTCCGCGCGCGGCAGGAGGAACTGGACACGGAGGTCGACCGCAGCCCGGTCGAGGCATGGGACCTGACCGGCATCGCCGAGCATTACCAGGCCTTCGTCAGTCGTTGGAGCGGCTTGCTCCCGCACATCAGCGCCGACGGCGTCACCGGAGCCGACGCGGTGCG
This genomic interval from Streptomyces sp. B21-083 contains the following:
- a CDS encoding PaaX family transcriptional regulator, with amino-acid sequence MPNLSHLEELFSDEGDGAAGPVRSPGWQSTVSPQGLAVTLIADYTFPVRSWLPSAAIVALLGEFHVTSGAARTTISRLMRRGVLEGSRQGRHSSYRLTSQAAGDLWSGASSIATFTTQPDSWDGRWTLIAFSVPEQESTRRRALRTALRWRGFAPLYDALWVSPHPLTPKGRVEVADLARGAVTVFRARQEELDTEVDRSPVEAWDLTGIAEHYQAFVSRWSGLLPHISADGVTGADAVRARTEVMNAYRHFPILDPLLPIGLLPSDWPRSRAREVCVAVYDGLLQPAQDHVRAVVTRFAEGPHLDIKAHTIAGMSAGIGHG